A DNA window from Candidatus Acidulodesulfobacterium acidiphilum contains the following coding sequences:
- a CDS encoding AtpZ/AtpI family protein translates to MDKEFIKQIARMSSLGLNIIISVLIGVFIGIEIDKYLNFKYLFLIIFSALGFIAGIYEIYKAVKRELNEKP, encoded by the coding sequence ATGGACAAAGAATTTATAAAACAGATTGCAAGAATGAGTTCGCTTGGTTTAAACATAATTATATCGGTTTTAATAGGCGTCTTTATAGGAATAGAAATAGATAAATATCTTAATTTTAAATATCTTTTTCTGATTATATTTTCTGCTTTAGGATTTATAGCAGGAATTTACGAAATATATAAAGCGGTTAAAAGAGAACTTAATGAAAAACCTTAA